The following proteins come from a genomic window of Pseudomonas putida:
- a CDS encoding PAS sensor domain-containing protein, with the protein MINAKLLQLMVEHSNDGIVVAEQEGNESILIYVNPAFERLTGYSADDILYQDCRFLQGEDHDQPGIAIIREAIREGRPCCQVLRNYRKDGSLFWNELSITPVHNEADQLTYYIGIQRDVTAQVFAEERVRELEAEVTELRRQQGQAKR; encoded by the coding sequence ATGATCAACGCAAAACTCCTGCAACTGATGGTCGAGCATTCCAACGATGGCATCGTCGTCGCCGAACAGGAAGGCAATGAGAGCATCCTTATCTACGTCAACCCGGCCTTCGAGCGCCTGACCGGCTATAGCGCCGACGATATCCTTTATCAGGACTGCCGTTTTCTTCAGGGCGAGGATCACGACCAGCCGGGCATCGCAATCATCCGCGAAGCGATTCGCGAAGGCCGCCCCTGCTGCCAGGTGCTGCGCAACTACCGCAAGGACGGCAGCCTGTTCTGGAATGAGTTGTCCATCACACCCGTGCACAACGAGGCGGACCAGCTGACCTACTACATCGGCATCCAGCGCGATGTCACAGCGCAAGTATTCGCCGAGGAAAGGGTTCGCGAGCTGGAGGCTGAAGTGACGGAACTGCGCCGGCAACAGGGCCAGGCCAAGCGCTGA
- a CDS encoding MerR family transcriptional regulator: MTDATPPELLPMRDVVSLTGINPVTLRAWERRHGLIHPQRTEGGHRLYTAQDVQRIRDILRWTANGLPISKVGDRLAGQPVAPVQQPSAFDDWRAAVARASKAFDAQALEAIHGQLFTLLPKATVLQDVLMPVWHELASGTAPGQRSQWLFLDTFLRARLLLRLQMNQADAPRVLLAGTEGQAECQVLCAGLLLSSERQRIEVLGCGQPLEELPLLCAAMQPAALVIALQPPVSLALAKRLRSLQMEIACPLALTGEGLAGVQAALHGLPVCLLDEHGADVARVLDALLRGALDL; the protein is encoded by the coding sequence ATGACCGACGCCACCCCACCCGAATTGCTACCCATGCGCGATGTGGTCAGCCTGACCGGCATCAATCCGGTGACCTTGCGTGCCTGGGAGCGGCGTCATGGGTTGATACACCCGCAGCGCACCGAGGGCGGCCATCGCTTGTACACGGCCCAGGATGTGCAGCGCATACGTGACATCTTGCGCTGGACCGCCAACGGCCTGCCCATCAGCAAGGTTGGCGACAGGCTCGCCGGCCAGCCTGTGGCGCCTGTGCAGCAGCCCTCGGCCTTTGACGACTGGCGCGCCGCCGTTGCGCGTGCCTCCAAGGCATTCGATGCGCAGGCGCTGGAAGCTATACATGGACAGCTGTTCACACTTTTGCCAAAGGCCACTGTGCTGCAGGACGTGCTGATGCCGGTTTGGCATGAGCTGGCTTCAGGCACTGCGCCAGGCCAGCGTAGCCAATGGCTGTTTCTCGATACGTTCTTGCGCGCCCGCCTGCTGCTGCGCTTGCAGATGAACCAGGCCGATGCGCCACGGGTGCTGCTGGCAGGTACCGAGGGGCAAGCCGAATGCCAGGTGTTGTGCGCCGGGCTGCTGTTGAGCAGCGAGCGACAACGCATCGAAGTGCTCGGCTGCGGGCAGCCCCTGGAAGAGCTCCCGCTGCTGTGTGCGGCGATGCAGCCTGCGGCACTGGTGATCGCGCTGCAGCCACCGGTGAGCCTTGCCTTGGCCAAGCGCTTGCGCTCGCTGCAGATGGAAATTGCTTGTCCGCTGGCCTTGACAGGCGAGGGGCTGGCCGGTGTGCAGGCTGCCTTGCACGGGCTGCCGGTGTGCCTGCTGGACGAGCATGGTGCTGACGTCGCGCGCGTGCTTGACGCCTTGCTCCGAGGGGCGCTGGACCTTTGA
- a CDS encoding mechanosensitive ion channel, with translation MGKKRRFGRAAWLLLLTHLLFSPLLHADTPQSGPEVEGVIAEPAPLTVINRTVLVFRATLLGETPKVRAQRAKKVIEETLQETNDLEVRVDPILHSYLVLLGGRRAFIVTPLDAAADSITAGEAAEQAAENLRLVVEETRQARSLRFLLTAIGYSAAATLVFFMLVKAAGYCRRKLLGLLPKLMGKHSERLKVGHTQLFDLQNLYYLIDRSLWLLYWLVVLLFCYQWLGFVLSQFPYTRSWGESLNIHLMELLNYLVSGILRAMPGLVVALSIFFIARGISAFSKRVLRRMARPGTLKWLTAETLQPTMRLTSLAIWLFALVMAYPYLPGSGTDAFKGLSVLLGLMISLGATSVIGQGAAGLILTYTRTMRVGEFVRVGDYEGTVTEVGIFTTTIRTGLGEVLTLPNSMITGSVTKNYSRIVEGPGYVVDTVVTIGYDTPWRQVEAMLLEAARRTEGVLQTPAPQVFQTALSDFYPEYRLVAQAIPSEPRPRAQLLSLLHANIQDVFNEYGVQIMSPHYLGDPEQPKWVPKEQWHAVPSKPENTA, from the coding sequence ATGGGCAAGAAGCGCAGGTTCGGACGGGCTGCTTGGCTATTGCTACTGACCCACTTGCTGTTCTCGCCCCTGCTCCATGCGGACACCCCTCAGTCCGGGCCAGAGGTCGAGGGTGTGATTGCCGAGCCCGCTCCGCTGACCGTCATCAACCGCACGGTGCTGGTCTTTCGTGCGACGCTGCTGGGCGAAACACCCAAGGTGCGCGCCCAGCGCGCCAAGAAGGTCATCGAGGAAACACTCCAGGAAACAAACGACCTGGAGGTTCGCGTAGACCCTATTCTGCACAGCTACCTGGTGCTGCTGGGCGGGCGCCGTGCATTCATCGTGACGCCGCTGGATGCTGCGGCCGATAGCATTACAGCAGGCGAAGCTGCCGAGCAGGCCGCCGAGAACCTGCGCCTTGTCGTCGAGGAAACCCGTCAGGCGCGTAGTCTGCGCTTTTTGCTCACTGCGATAGGCTACAGCGCTGCGGCAACCCTGGTGTTCTTCATGCTGGTAAAGGCCGCAGGCTACTGTCGACGCAAGCTCTTGGGACTGCTGCCCAAACTGATGGGCAAACACTCCGAGCGCCTCAAGGTCGGCCATACGCAACTGTTCGACCTGCAGAACCTGTACTACCTGATCGACCGCTCACTCTGGCTGCTGTATTGGTTGGTCGTGTTGTTGTTCTGCTACCAGTGGCTGGGCTTCGTGCTGTCCCAGTTCCCCTACACAAGGTCTTGGGGTGAAAGCCTCAATATCCACCTGATGGAACTGCTCAACTACCTGGTCAGCGGCATTTTACGTGCCATGCCCGGCCTGGTAGTTGCGCTGTCGATCTTCTTCATCGCCCGTGGTATCAGCGCCTTCTCCAAACGTGTGCTAAGGCGCATGGCACGCCCAGGCACGTTGAAATGGCTGACCGCCGAAACCTTGCAACCGACCATGCGCCTGACGTCGCTGGCGATCTGGCTATTCGCCCTGGTGATGGCCTACCCCTATCTACCCGGCTCGGGTACCGATGCCTTCAAGGGTCTCTCGGTGTTGCTCGGTCTGATGATTTCACTGGGGGCGACCAGTGTCATCGGCCAAGGGGCCGCCGGATTGATCCTTACCTACACACGCACGATGCGCGTCGGTGAGTTTGTACGTGTGGGCGATTACGAGGGCACGGTGACCGAAGTGGGCATCTTCACCACAACCATACGCACCGGGCTTGGCGAAGTGCTGACACTTCCCAATTCAATGATTACCGGCTCGGTGACCAAGAACTACTCGCGTATCGTGGAAGGGCCAGGCTATGTGGTCGATACCGTGGTGACCATCGGCTACGACACCCCCTGGCGTCAGGTCGAGGCGATGTTGCTGGAAGCGGCTCGGCGCACCGAAGGCGTGCTGCAAACGCCCGCGCCCCAGGTATTCCAGACGGCGCTGTCAGACTTCTACCCCGAGTATCGATTAGTGGCACAGGCCATTCCATCTGAGCCCAGGCCACGCGCGCAGCTACTGAGCCTGTTGCACGCCAATATCCAGGACGTGTTCAACGAGTATGGCGTGCAAATCATGTCGCCTCACTACCTGGGCGATCCCGAGCAACCTAAATGGGTGCCCAAGGAGCAGTGGCACGCGGTCCCGTCCAAACCTGAAAACACCGCGTGA
- a CDS encoding DUF861 domain-containing protein, with amino-acid sequence MNQKLTVFRELDIQPLRDLPFFEEVLEGTPHTLTSKYYHDEQQGRISGEWEASTGAWRIDYKVWEFCHVLSGCCIIELEGCAPVKLAAGDTFIIEPGAKGKWTVVEDMKKNFVILLPAN; translated from the coding sequence ATGAACCAGAAACTGACCGTGTTCCGCGAACTGGATATCCAACCGCTGCGCGACCTGCCCTTCTTTGAAGAAGTTTTGGAAGGTACCCCTCACACGCTGACGTCCAAGTACTATCACGATGAACAGCAAGGTCGCATTTCCGGAGAATGGGAAGCCAGCACCGGGGCGTGGCGCATTGACTACAAAGTCTGGGAGTTCTGCCACGTTTTAAGTGGATGCTGCATCATCGAGCTTGAGGGTTGCGCCCCGGTCAAACTGGCCGCTGGCGACACGTTCATTATCGAACCGGGCGCCAAGGGCAAATGGACCGTAGTGGAGGACATGAAGAAGAACTTCGTGATCCTCTTGCCCGCGAACTAA
- a CDS encoding GNAT family N-acetyltransferase, with the protein MSIDFRPARVSDAHDIARFFQLTSEGMADYIWSKLAAPGEALLSVGASRYAREQGDFSYKNCLMATFEGRVIGMMHSYVLRATPDRPAETDPVLAPYSDMEIPDTLYISSLALDEAWRSQGLGAQFLRHAQQRADDAGLDGLCLIDYAENHGARRFYERHGFQIVKTCQIVPHPMLGVTGEAYLMYRPTHNVLEKQP; encoded by the coding sequence ATGTCTATCGACTTCAGACCCGCTCGAGTCTCGGACGCGCATGATATTGCGCGCTTCTTTCAACTGACATCGGAGGGCATGGCCGATTACATATGGAGCAAGCTCGCTGCCCCCGGAGAAGCACTGCTGAGTGTCGGTGCGTCTCGCTATGCCAGAGAACAGGGCGACTTTTCATACAAGAACTGCCTGATGGCCACTTTCGAAGGGCGCGTCATCGGCATGATGCATAGCTATGTCTTGCGCGCGACGCCTGACAGGCCAGCCGAGACCGACCCCGTCCTCGCGCCTTATTCCGACATGGAAATACCCGATACCTTGTACATATCCAGCCTGGCACTGGATGAGGCCTGGCGGAGCCAGGGGCTGGGCGCCCAGTTTCTTCGCCACGCCCAGCAGCGCGCTGACGACGCTGGCCTCGATGGGTTGTGCCTGATCGATTACGCAGAAAACCACGGTGCACGCCGCTTCTACGAACGTCATGGATTTCAGATCGTGAAAACCTGCCAGATCGTTCCGCACCCGATGCTCGGTGTAACCGGTGAAGCCTATTTAATGTATCGCCCTACTCACAACGTGCTCGAGAAACAGCCATGA
- a CDS encoding helix-turn-helix domain-containing protein yields the protein MLDLSFSKPSEVVKRLCDRLRTERLARDMTQADLAGRAGIATNTVSNLEAGRNVGFENVVRVAMALGRTKELEGLFLPKLDSIEDIRRYENSANRLRTKRKPGNA from the coding sequence ATGTTGGATTTAAGCTTCAGCAAGCCGAGTGAGGTCGTGAAGCGCCTCTGCGATCGCTTGCGCACAGAGCGCTTGGCGCGGGACATGACACAGGCGGACTTGGCCGGGCGTGCCGGCATCGCTACAAACACAGTGTCCAACCTTGAAGCCGGGCGCAATGTCGGATTCGAGAACGTTGTTCGGGTGGCGATGGCGCTTGGCCGGACCAAGGAACTGGAAGGCCTGTTCCTGCCAAAACTGGACAGTATCGAGGATATCCGGCGCTACGAAAACAGCGCCAATCGTCTTCGTACCAAGAGGAAGCCCGGCAATGCTTGA
- a CDS encoding type II toxin-antitoxin system HipA family toxin → MLEQVNVFYEGWGERWQWGTLVSTTALTGRPLIVFEYSNEARQRGLELSSYTLPLEGAQLRRDFPDHQLYLPGPVYDALPDGWGMLLMDRMFRRRGLTTARIGSLERLAYIGGNAMGAMTFEPVAPEGQASEVHIPLEQLAAEVQEVLHGDGGEFLQRLLLVGGSPQGARPKALVYRDPETGRFTTAVTAGFEAWLVKFPAKEEHAEVCAVEMVYAECLRMCGIETPDTQYFSLPDGLAAFASKRFDRQDGLRVPMQSLAAFTGASYRSPGVLDYVNFLRATQMCTNDVREMAVAFERAVFNVAFNNRDDHPKNFAYVMSQDGHWRLSPAYDVTFCEGPGGYHQMDVMGEALSITRTQMLRLAEEAEVPPEVAGRMIDGICEVASQFSSIAENLYPQVITPDTLRTIQGRIDQNVARLQGSGCH, encoded by the coding sequence ATGCTTGAGCAGGTGAACGTCTTCTACGAAGGGTGGGGGGAGCGATGGCAATGGGGCACGCTGGTCTCCACGACTGCCCTGACCGGTCGTCCACTGATTGTGTTCGAGTACAGCAATGAAGCCAGGCAAAGGGGCTTGGAGCTGTCGTCCTACACGCTGCCGCTGGAGGGGGCTCAACTGCGCCGAGACTTTCCAGACCACCAACTGTACTTGCCAGGGCCTGTTTACGACGCCTTGCCGGATGGATGGGGCATGTTGCTGATGGACCGTATGTTCAGGCGCCGCGGGCTCACCACAGCGCGCATCGGCTCACTGGAACGGCTGGCCTATATCGGTGGTAATGCCATGGGGGCCATGACGTTTGAACCCGTGGCGCCCGAAGGGCAGGCGTCTGAAGTCCACATCCCGCTGGAGCAGCTAGCCGCCGAAGTGCAGGAAGTGCTCCATGGAGACGGCGGTGAGTTCCTGCAGAGGTTGCTGCTGGTGGGTGGCTCGCCTCAAGGTGCAAGGCCTAAGGCCCTCGTCTATCGTGATCCCGAAACTGGCCGGTTTACAACTGCCGTGACGGCGGGCTTCGAGGCCTGGCTGGTCAAGTTCCCGGCCAAGGAAGAGCATGCCGAGGTGTGCGCTGTCGAAATGGTCTACGCCGAATGCCTGCGCATGTGCGGTATCGAGACCCCTGACACGCAGTACTTCAGCCTGCCTGATGGGTTGGCGGCGTTTGCCAGCAAGCGATTTGATCGTCAGGATGGCCTGCGCGTGCCCATGCAAAGCCTCGCGGCCTTCACGGGGGCGAGTTACCGGTCTCCAGGCGTGTTGGACTACGTCAATTTCCTGCGGGCAACCCAGATGTGTACCAACGACGTGCGAGAGATGGCGGTGGCCTTCGAACGTGCCGTCTTCAATGTAGCGTTCAACAACAGAGATGATCATCCCAAGAACTTTGCCTACGTCATGTCGCAGGACGGTCATTGGAGACTGTCGCCGGCCTACGATGTGACCTTTTGCGAGGGGCCAGGTGGATATCACCAGATGGATGTAATGGGGGAGGCCCTGTCGATTACCCGCACACAAATGCTTCGGCTTGCCGAGGAAGCCGAGGTGCCCCCGGAGGTTGCAGGCAGAATGATTGACGGCATTTGTGAGGTGGCTAGCCAGTTTTCAAGCATCGCCGAGAACCTGTACCCACAGGTCATTACGCCAGACACCTTGCGCACGATCCAAGGCCGCATCGATCAGAACGTAGCTCGGTTACAGGGCAGCGGTTGCCATTGA
- a CDS encoding helix-turn-helix domain-containing protein, whose product MSIAQRVFHGRFGRVALLNMDRSLVIHTHSECHVLIKVSGKDTYFNVNGRRVPLSDRTAVLVNAWEPHFYDPQPGGEATVILALYIEPAWLATAQQSLALSGRPDFFSHSCIELSSRNRTLADTLVAEAHSCGIVPKERMEFILFDFLIELIEDFSSWRHLSVLGVPSSREFRDARVRRGIVWLLEHLDDPNPIDNAARACGLSRAHFFALFKKDTGMTPTLLLNDARMRRAFAWLGRERSGTLGLLSENLGFSEQGHFTRFFRQHIGASPSQYRRVVDCYATV is encoded by the coding sequence ATGTCCATTGCCCAACGGGTTTTCCACGGCAGGTTTGGCCGGGTCGCCTTGCTGAATATGGATCGTTCGCTGGTCATTCACACCCATTCCGAGTGCCATGTGCTGATCAAAGTGTCCGGTAAAGACACTTACTTCAACGTCAACGGACGGCGTGTTCCACTCAGCGATCGCACAGCGGTGCTGGTCAACGCCTGGGAGCCGCATTTCTACGACCCGCAGCCGGGCGGGGAGGCAACAGTAATCCTGGCGCTCTACATCGAGCCTGCTTGGCTGGCCACAGCCCAGCAGTCGTTGGCGCTCAGCGGTCGGCCGGATTTTTTTTCCCATTCCTGTATCGAGTTGTCGAGTCGTAATCGCACCTTGGCCGATACCCTGGTCGCTGAAGCGCATAGCTGCGGGATCGTGCCGAAAGAACGTATGGAATTCATTCTGTTCGACTTCTTGATCGAACTGATCGAGGACTTTTCCAGCTGGCGTCATTTGTCGGTACTTGGTGTTCCGAGTTCACGTGAGTTCCGGGACGCCCGCGTTCGCCGTGGCATCGTCTGGTTGCTCGAACACCTGGACGATCCGAACCCCATCGATAACGCCGCGCGGGCATGTGGTCTGTCGCGCGCGCACTTCTTTGCGTTGTTTAAGAAAGATACCGGTATGACGCCGACGCTGTTGCTTAATGACGCGCGCATGCGCCGGGCTTTTGCCTGGCTAGGGCGTGAGCGCAGTGGTACGCTGGGCCTGTTATCGGAGAACCTCGGGTTTTCTGAGCAAGGTCATTTCACTCGGTTTTTCCGTCAGCACATCGGAGCTTCACCCAGCCAGTATCGGCGTGTTGTGGATTGCTATGCGACGGTTTGA
- a CDS encoding IS5-like element ISPa41 family transposase — MSQMSFSDFEYAGKRKQTRRERFLAEMDQVVPWAGLLELIEPFYPKAGGGRKPYPLETMLRIHLLQNWFSLSDPAMEEALYEITPMRQFARLTLSAPIPEDTTIMNFRHLLEKHQLAPAILAVINGYLQEKGLSLRQGTIVDATIIHAPSSTKNKEGKRDPEMHQTKKGGQYFFGMKAHIGADVESGLVHHVHGTAANVADVTQVAELLHGEENAVYADAGYTGVERREEHENRGVIWQIAARRSTYSKLNQRSVLYKAKRKIEFCKAQTRAKVEHPFRVIKRQFGYVKVRFRGLMKNTAQLTTLFALANLWRVRKQLMGMGEVRV, encoded by the coding sequence ATGAGCCAGATGAGCTTTTCCGACTTTGAGTACGCCGGCAAGCGCAAGCAAACCCGCCGAGAGCGCTTCCTCGCCGAAATGGATCAGGTGGTGCCCTGGGCAGGCCTGCTGGAGCTGATCGAACCGTTCTACCCCAAGGCCGGCGGCGGTAGAAAACCCTATCCTCTGGAAACCATGCTGCGCATCCATCTGTTGCAGAACTGGTTCTCCCTGAGCGACCCGGCCATGGAAGAAGCGCTCTACGAAATCACGCCCATGCGCCAGTTCGCACGCCTGACGCTGAGCGCGCCAATCCCCGAAGACACCACGATCATGAACTTCCGGCACTTGCTGGAGAAGCATCAGCTCGCACCGGCAATCCTTGCGGTCATCAATGGTTATCTGCAGGAAAAAGGCCTGTCGCTGCGCCAAGGCACCATCGTCGATGCCACCATTATTCATGCCCCCAGCTCGACCAAAAATAAAGAAGGCAAGCGTGATCCCGAGATGCACCAGACCAAGAAAGGCGGTCAGTATTTCTTCGGGATGAAGGCGCACATCGGTGCCGATGTCGAGTCCGGCCTGGTGCATCACGTCCATGGCACCGCTGCCAATGTGGCCGATGTCACGCAGGTGGCTGAACTGCTGCATGGCGAAGAAAACGCCGTGTATGCAGATGCCGGTTACACCGGTGTCGAAAGGCGCGAAGAGCATGAAAATCGGGGGGTGATCTGGCAGATTGCAGCGCGTCGCAGCACCTATTCCAAGCTGAACCAGCGCAGCGTACTGTACAAAGCCAAGCGCAAGATCGAGTTCTGCAAGGCTCAGACACGGGCCAAGGTCGAGCATCCGTTTCGCGTGATCAAGCGGCAGTTTGGTTACGTGAAAGTACGTTTTCGTGGGCTGATGAAAAACACGGCTCAGTTGACCACGCTGTTCGCCCTGGCAAACCTGTGGAGGGTTCGAAAACAGCTCATGGGTATGGGTGAGGTTCGCGTTTAA
- a CDS encoding SPOR domain-containing protein: MRKLGLSFLVIGIFGHLSALLWTYASWGPICQDNLDNSSIQQEVTKFEQLIDDVDNKITTELSGIYFDALAHLTQYESQMPDPIEADSLQLLIEKPVATPEIKPPSSPASTHKWMIIISALITFFGLLLALFVRKKNIDPQWHVFRTVPNSLITLERRCLTCGGYISPPKNKASTIPTSGLWVVEIAMNTPNRHRAIKAIQNLSLPIARRENNFVVIGPYKKKQDAARVVKELSESHGIRGWVMPGN, from the coding sequence ATGCGAAAGCTTGGCTTGAGCTTCCTGGTAATTGGAATTTTTGGACATCTATCAGCATTGCTGTGGACATATGCATCCTGGGGACCAATTTGTCAAGACAACCTAGACAATTCATCCATCCAGCAAGAAGTGACAAAGTTTGAACAACTGATCGATGATGTCGACAATAAAATTACGACAGAGCTCAGTGGAATATATTTTGACGCGCTCGCGCACCTTACGCAATACGAGTCCCAAATGCCCGATCCAATCGAGGCTGATTCCTTACAGCTTTTAATCGAAAAGCCAGTTGCAACACCTGAAATTAAGCCGCCTTCATCGCCTGCATCGACTCACAAATGGATGATTATTATCAGCGCTCTAATTACTTTTTTCGGCCTGCTTCTGGCACTCTTCGTGCGTAAAAAGAACATTGATCCGCAATGGCATGTCTTTCGCACCGTGCCAAATTCGCTGATCACATTGGAGCGCAGGTGCTTGACGTGTGGCGGCTACATTTCCCCCCCTAAAAATAAAGCTTCAACCATACCTACATCCGGTCTATGGGTGGTCGAAATTGCAATGAACACACCCAACCGCCATCGCGCAATAAAAGCAATTCAAAATCTATCGCTGCCGATAGCCCGTAGAGAAAACAACTTTGTCGTCATCGGGCCTTATAAAAAAAAGCAGGACGCGGCTCGAGTAGTGAAAGAACTGAGTGAAAGTCATGGCATTCGAGGATGGGTAATGCCAGGTAATTGA